Part of the Flagellimonas eckloniae genome, AAAAGTCAGGACATTTGGAATCAACCGAAAAGAAGAAGTTTTTGAAAAATGGCAGCTTCTTTCGTCCCATTGTGCGAGGCGATCGTTTGCCACTAACCTTTTTAAGCAGGGCTTCCCATCCATAAGTATCATGAAAATCACCGGACACAAATCGGAAAAAACATTCATGAAGTACATTAAAGTAACGGAAAGTGAAACAGCAGATATGTTAGAAAAACACTGGTCTTTGATAACAGCCGAATAGTTGTTTTACATAAAGACTTAAATAATCCTAACCAGTTCCTTTTTTAGAAACTGGCTTTTTTCTTTACAAGTTTTATCCCTTTCAGAGTTGTGATTGTAAAGCGTTTTTTACGGTGTTTTTTCATGTAGGGAAGATCATAACTTCTTTTGAGTACTAGACTTTATTTTTTGGTTATTCTGTGTTTGATATAGTTTTAGTGATGGTTTGATATGCTGAATAATGGAAAATAATGGTTTTGCTATTAAAAATTGACAGTGCTTTAGTATAACAAACTGTCACACCAGACCTGTACTATAGAAAACTTTGTGCGAGTTGGTAATTTCTGATATTCTGTCTCCTTCCCTACTAATCAAGATTTACCACTATCCCTTTTAAATGATTGAAACTTAAAGTCTTCATTCGTGCTCTCAAATTTGAATCAAGAATAAATCCCATTATGTTCATCCTTAAAGCCTTATTATCTGTTTGTGCCATTTCAAGTCTGTCCCGAGTTTCTTGATTAATTAAATATTTAACAAAAATTTCAACACATTGGATTCGTCTATCTATTGGCCTACTTCCATGCGGGTTTGGAGAACAAAATAGATGTGACAGGTCGTCAAAATAACTAGGTTCGTAAATCGGAGTATCCTGTAATACAAGATCCATATAGAAAAATTCGGTCACTAAACGTGTGGAATAATAAATTCCAGATTGGGTTACCGAAATCTGAAATCCCGTAATGTCCAATGGAACTTCATGGGTATCGGATACGTAACTTTCACAATTAATTAGACCAAATTTTAGTAGCTCCTGAAGTTCGGAAAGCACATTATCTCTATTATATCCGCATTTAACAAAAGAGTCTAACAGTTTTAAAGAAGGGATATAATGCTCTTTATAAGATGTTAGTTCCGCCTCATTAATCAAATAATGTAATATCCTGAGCTTTGTAAAATGATTCCCCCCAGGTTGTGAGGGGTAAAAAATATTGAAAATCTTACTTTTATTATGGAAGTAATAGTAGTTTGATTCCAATGCTACTGACTTTACAAATTCCCAAATTGGGATATTGAAATCGTCTTTGGTCATATACTCTTCTACCTTCGTATGACCTGATATCAGAAAATTGTTGAATTTTTCTAAACCTAATCTAATGTTTGGATAGGAAGTTTGCTCCAAAAACTCCAAGATTTCTGAGTTTTTTCGTCTAAACAGGGTTGTATACAAATTTTTAAAAAATGTCTGTTGTGTGACATCGGACAATTTGAAGATTTTATTTTCAATACTTCCCTCCGTGTCTGAATAAGTATGGTCGTCAACAACATATTGTATTCGTTTCTTAAGGACATCCCTGTAAGGAGGAGCTGTAAGGTGAAATATATTTGGCTGATATGCATCAAAAGGGGGCTTATCTTTCCATTGGTAGTAATAACCTTCTCTCAAAGAAATAATTATAATGCATTTTAAGGAGAGATGAATACTTTGGGCGAAAAGGAATGCATTTTTTTGCACATCGAAATCAAGCTGATCCACATTGTCAAAAATAACGCACAATCTTTTGTGACAAGGGTTAATAAGATATTTTGAAACAGCTGCTAAGTGGTCTTGAGAATTAGCAAGTTTTTGTTCGATAAAGCTGTTTATCTTAAGTTCCAGTTCCTCAGGTTTGTTTTTAAAAATTGACCAAAGCCCATTATTGGTTTCATGTTTTATTTCATCACGATAAATTCTTTTTAGTATAGCGTAGTTTTTCAAATTCAGATAAGAATGCTCACGATAAAGCTCATCTAGAATTTTTTGATATATAATCTCAGGGTTATCTAAATGTGAATAGATTGCTCTAAAATCAATGTAAACATTAGGGATTTTCTTTCTGGTAGTATCCTTAATCGAAACTTTGAAAAAGTACTTTATAAATGTGGTCTTCCCTGCACCTTTTCCACCAATAAGAACTATAGGATTTGGCAAACTGAAAGAGCCATCTAACAGTTTTTCTTCAATAGCTTCTTGTGTATGTATAGTGTTGCGAACACCAAAAACCTTTTCATCAAATTTAGGAGGTGAATCCTGAAACATTAGACTCATTTCAGATTGATGCTTCCTAACATCATCATTGAACACATAGCATTTTTTCAGAGTTTCTATTTTATCTAAGGATGAGGTATTGTCTATTTCCCTAAATATTATATCAATTATTTTAATTAATTTATCGCTAAGTTCATTCCTTACTAGCTTTTCATTTTTTCTAAGAAGCCTTGATAGACCAATTAACTTTTTATCGAATTTAGTTTCTTCACGTATCTCAATTCTGCCTTTTTGCAAAATAGATTCTCTTGAAAAAACTTCATAAAATTCAATAAATCGCTTTTCGATATCATCAAAACCATTGAAAATAATAGCTGAATTATTTTTCCAATCTTCGCCATTAGTGTTTAAAAAACGTGCTATTATGAATTGATGACCATTTGAAATCACTCCATGTGTTAATCCTTTTTCAATTAAGTAACCCCTTATTTGATGAATGACCTCCTTATTGGAAGGGTCCGATAATAATGTTTTTAGCTTTGCCTTTTTACTTTTAGGTAAAACCAGTCCGGCCAAGGTTTTTTTTGCCTCCACAACAAATGATGCCAACCCAGTAGAGACCATATAATCATAAAAACCCATACTTTGAACATAATCTTCTCTTGTTATGTTTTTTTCTTCCCAGCCTAACACTCCAATTAAAATCCGATCTAGTATTTTACATCTAGTATCTGTTTCAGAAATACTCTGTTTCTTGAGAGCTTCAAACTCTTCTTTGTAAGAATTAAAAACGTTTAATGCGCTGTCGATTGTCATCTTTTGAAATTGGACTTTGAGGATCCTTTAATACTAAGATAATGATTCCAATTGCATAGGAAGTAAATGTTCTGTGTGATTTTTGTTTAAAACAGGCGCGCTCAATTTTTTCTCTAATCCCATTATTTCCATTACTGGTTTTATACTGAAGCATTATCTTTAACAATTAAACAAAATGTATTAGAAAAACATAACATCAACATATTGACATAGCGTTAGCTATTTATTCTTGTTTCAGGAAACCGCCAATTTCAAAAAAGCAATCTAAGATGAATAGACCTGACGCCCATGCTTGGCGTGGGCTGTTTGTTTATTTGGATTGTGGGCGCTTGGCGGTGCCTCTGAAACAGTAAGCTACAGTTCCACGCTTGTTGTTTTTAGTAATCGGTGTTCGGGGCTGGCGCACAATAGATTTAAAATGAAGAAAACAGTCCTTTCTACTTTAATAATATTGTCATCCTTTACCGTTTTTTCTCAATTTGAAATCGGAACACCTGTTAGCCGATTTTTATATATGTTGGAATTACAGGCAAGGGATTCTAAAAAGCCCGATTCCGCAGGAAACCAAAGAATTCCTATAGAATACGAAGTAATCAAAGAGAATGGAATGATTACCAATGTACTAGTATATAGGAATCGACAGTTATACGTAAATCTTCAAGCTATATCTGACATAATTATTGACTTCTACATACAAGATGGTAAAATCTTCAATGTAACAACTCACTTCAAGGACTTGCCCTTGGAACATATCGAAAAGAAATTTGAAGAAATCTATGGAGATAGAAACTGGGAAGGATTATATTTCTCGGTGGATTTTCAACACTTCACAACAGTAACATTGGAAAAAGGAATGGCTTCAACCACAAGATGGGAATCTAATCCGTCCAATGTTGGAAGATATAGATGGGGGGAAGTGTTGCAGATGCAGGAAAAATATAAAAAAGAGCATTCGGAAGATTAGGTATGTTTTCCGATATTTTTATTGGGTTCGGTAAGTAGAACCGCATAACCGAATCCATGTGACAGTTCTAATTAATGTCGTTTTAAACACTCCTTAACTATCTTATTGGCATAGTTCCCTAAGCCTAAATATAGTATTCGCCTATTTTCTATCTTAGCAAAAAACACTAAACATGCCGAGCACTTCACTAAAAAAGGAATTTGAAAAAGAATTGAAAGAGCAGATTTCCAAAATTATAAAAGAAGTATATAAGCCTCTTACCTTTATTCAAATGGTAGATAAGCACGGGGCCATTGAAGCAACTAAAAGAGTTGTTGAAGACGAAAAACAAACCGAAGGTTTCACAAGATTGCTTATGGAAGGAAGGGCTGACTTAGCAGTTGAAAACATGGTTATTGATCCCAAGTTCAAGTCATTATTTACTGAGAAAGCTATATACAATAGCAGAAAAAGACTTGAAATGAAGTGAGCTTATTTTGAAAAATTCGGCTATTTCTAAGCCTATATTGCCACCTCTTAAGAAGCATTAGAGTGTAAACATACTAATACCAGCGGTTTAAATTCAAATTGACTCAGTTCTGCAAAGACTCCAAAAGATTCAAATGTTGGATTTATTGGTCGGTATAATTTGTGAAATATTAAGTCTCGACACACCTCTTTGATTTATCAACATAGAACTTCCGTCTATATCCATAAATGTGGCTGCCTGATTGCCGTAATCATAATAAAGATTTTCTTCACCATATATATACCCCTTAAATTTATCAGGTTTCTTTTCAATTTTACTAAAGAATGATGCAGTTACAGAATTTTTGTCAAATTGGTTTTGTGTAAATGACCTACGAATTGAGTCTGTACATTGATTTCTAAGGTATTCTGCAATTTGCTGAATTAAAGCTCTTGGTAAATGGTCACTTATCATAAGGTTTTCTATATTAAAATTATCTCCACCATTGACAATTTAAATCAATGGGCATATAGAATAAGTGATCCATTTTTCTTCCAAAATTCTTTCTTAAGATTGCACCATTTTGATCCGTAGCACGAAGTTCATTGCAATAATCCTGCATCAATTGTTTTAATCTATAATGTAAAATAGTACGGTAAATACTGATTTTATTTCCCCTTTTATCAAGAAATACTTTGCTAGTTTTTACTGAATTCTTTGTTGTATTAACATGCCAATCGTTTTTAGTTCTCGCTTCGTGTATAAGACCACAACGAACATCCGCATAAAAGTCCTCAGCGCTAAAGGGGGAGTTAACTAATTTTACACCTTTTTCCAATTTCCAAAAGTTATTCTTAAAAATGGATTCATTCAACAAAAACCAAATAAACAAGTTAGAACTATTTCTATATTCATAGGTCGGTGAATTTTTGTTTGATCTATGATTAAAAATTCTCCCTTGCCTAAATGATGCTAATGATTCATTTAAAGCACATTGGATTGTTAAAATGGCAAAGCCTTCACCTTGACTTTTTTGTGATTTAAGTATTTCTATAATAGGGTTGAAAAACTTTCTATCGTATCTCTGAGAAAAGAGCTGAATTGCTTTTTCCCATTCTTCATCATAGTTAAAATTGTCTTTGACATTCGGACGGATACGTTTCCATAACTCAATTTCTTTTAGTTCTACCTCCATTTTTTAGTTTATTGAAATATCAAATGCTGGAAGTCCGTCTACAAAATTCTTTAACACCGAATTCGGAGGTAAGAATATGTTATGTATTGGAACAAATGGTGATTCACTAAAATTAACACTACTTTATCAATAATCAACCGATTTACTTAAGGCCATTTCCAACAACTTATGATATGTCTGTTTACGCTTCAAACTAAAAATGAGACTAATTCTGTTTTGTCGAAAGAGCAATATATTTTCACCGTAATTACCTGATCTTACTTTTTGCTTGGTGCCAGTTCTTTCTTAGTATAGGTCTTGAAAAAGAAGTTTCTCCATTTGACTCTTCACCCGAGTAATGACAATACTTTTCTTGGTAACTTTTATCTTTGTATCTCAACCATGACTTGTAAGCTTTGTCACAAAAGGGCTTTTCAGAATTAAATGGTATTTCAACCCCGGTTCTTATGCAATATCCATGTTTTTTTTTCTTAGTGCCAATACTTTTATATGGGCTTTGAGTTTGAACACTTGAATTGAGTAATTCCGACAATTGATCTTCTGTATGAGACTCGGTATATTTTCTTTTAAGCCCCATTAATGATTCATCGTATTCAGGGGTTCTTTTGTATAAACATTCGCTGTTAATGGCTACCTGTTCAAAGTATTTAAATGCCTCCTCATCCAATGTATCGCTGAAAAAGTTTCCTGTTAATTCTCCAAACAAAGTAACCTTGGTTAAAATACCAAACTCAATGTTATTATTTTGAGAATAATCATAGAGATTCATTGAACTCAACAAAGCGGAAGATTCATTTGCATAATATTTGGCATGAAGACGTGACTCATATCTAATTTCAATATTTGGAAAATCTTTGAGAAACTCAAAATCATTCTTTCTAAAACTATTCGCAATGTTGTCCTCATTCTTACCAAAGATTATCACAATTCTTAGTTTATCATTTTGTTTTTTTGATTTAAGCACGTCAAGAATCCTCGCATGAAGCTTTATGTAGGGAGACACGATGATTAGTTGCTGCTCCGCTTCATCAAAAATTCTTTCAAGTTCCGCATTAAGTTGATTTCCTTTAATAAATTTAGCCATATAAACTAGTTGGTTTTCGTTAAAATATAGACTCTTAATTTAGATAGTTTAAAATTATTGATTTTCGCCAACTTCACTGAAATCATCCGCAAGTTAAATTTCGCATTTAGCAAAAAATAAGTGATGAAGTTTTGATATCGAAGTCAGTGCAATATCCACAAATGTTTAGGTAAGCACACAGTAGTTTAAACTTTAAAAAGATTCACAGATTAAGTATGTAAAGGTATTCGTAAGTGTTTATAGGCTTCGAAAGGTTTTTCCATCCAGATTCTAGGGTTAAATTCCAATTCATTGTTAATCAATGTTTTGTGGTTTTACGTTTTGATTAATGTATGATTTACGTACGCTAAATTTATTTCAACCTCGTTTTACAATATTTAATCTTCAAAAGGAGGTGAGTGCGAAATATCCAAATTTGAGCACCCTTTAAACCACTCATCTTGGTAGTTAATTATGATTTTTTGAGATGATTCACCAAATCAATTATTACACTTTAAATGACTTTTGAATAAAACCCTAAGGTCTGTTTTTATGCTCTTTGCCCGTGTACATTAAAATAAGGCCCTAAAATTAAAGCTTTGCAATGTCCGTTTAACTTAAATGAAAGCGTAAGAGTACCTGTCTTAGAGTTTCTTTAAGGTCTCGGTCACCTTGGTATTGATTTTTTCGGTTTTGGTTTGGAAACTTTGTAAGTAGGTTGCCAGTGCTTCTTGGATAGCTGTAACACTGTTCTCCATGTCAGCAAACCTCCTATTACCATTGTTTTTAAGGTTTCTTACCATTTCAAAGTAATTGTCAATATCATCTGAAGTCATATTAGTCGTACTTGTTGCGGTAAGACCGCTATTTTCCATTCTTAGGATTACGGCCTTTATAGTTCTTATATGTCCTGTAATAATTGTGTTTAGTAGTGGGTTTCTTGACTTGAGCATGGTTTCATCTACATCAAAATTCGAAACTACCGAATTCGAAGCATCCTTAATTAGGTTGATAACAGCGATTTCCGCTTCCCCATCCGTGAATGCCACGTTATCGTCGGTGAGAAGGTCTGATGCCATGGTCAGCGTACCAACTTTAGTTGAAAAAATACTAACCTTTAGGAAAACAAGGTTAAGCGACTCAAAATCGAGCACTTCTGATTCGTAGTATTTGTTAAGGTCTTCAAAAATTTCTTTAGCTTCTTGCTTTTGCTCTATTGACTGATCCTCTAACTCTGTGACCTTGGCATTGAGATCTTCCATCTCTTCTCTATCCGCTCTGTTCCCAAACTGTTCAAGCAAACCTTTAACACCACTGAAAACACCTGGCAGAAAAGTGTTGGTCAATGCCTCTACAACACCGATTGCGGCATTTGGCTTACTCTCATCGCTATTTTCTTGCCCTAAACAGGGCGTTAAGATTAATAATGTGAATACTGCTAAAATTGAATTTTTCATAATTTAAGGATTGTTTCGAGATTGGTTATGCATTCTTTTATTAAGGGATTCAAATTGGATAGAATATCTTTGTTTTCAGTACAAACGTCAGAGAATCTGCAGGGTTTGGTTATATCCCTTGACCATTGGAACACAAAGGACTCAAAAGAGGTTTTAGCATCTATAAAATTGACCTGTTTGACAAATTCATAATTACCATAACCGTCTTCAATTGCCTTTAACACTGATTTAATCTTTTCAATGTGAAATCGTATCTGGGACAAGATTGGATTGAATGCCTTTGCTGTTAGAGCGGGTTTATCGTAAAGTTTGAGAAAATTGGCACTACTGTAATTTTCAATAGCTTGAAAGGAATAAAAATTGCTTCGTATTTTGATTTTGAACCCATCATAGGCCTCATCATAGGCAATGCTGTCCATCATCTTGCCCAGTTCCATCACTTTCATGTTGTGGACATCAAACTCAGTAAGTTCGCTCATATTTGCCATTGAACTTTCTACCATGGTGACGACATCTGATTCAATTTCAACTGCTTCTGCCAATATCAGGGCATAGTCCGCCTCAAAAGGCTCTGCTTCTAAATTGTAATTCTCATAAACTTCATCAGATATAGGGTCAGGAACCGCTGTTATTTCAGGATTTGCGGAAACCATATGTTTAGTGGAACGGCAAGAACACATCATAATTAGCGCAAGAATAAATAAAGGTTTCATTATCAGTTGGTTTGCATGCAAAAAGAGAGCATATAAGATATTGTCAATCAAGACGAAAAGTAAAAAAATACGACGAACGGCCTAATATGGCAGACGATTGTATTTCGATGTGGAAAACCCCCAGAATATATACGGAAAGTATATAATGATGACTATAGAAAAAAGGTAAATTATTAAGGTTCCTGTTCAATAGAAAATTAAGATTTTCTCTTAAATTGCATCTTAACACCTTCCTTAATAGTATTTTACGCAAAATGAAATTTTCCTTTTAATAAAAATATGACAAAAGTATTTATGAAGAAAAATATTCTAATAACAGGAGTTGGTGGACCTGCTTCCATTGGAGCTATAAGCTCTTTACAAGCTTCAAATCAACAACTTCATATTATAGGCGTTGATGCAAATCCATATGCTTATGGGTTCAATATTTCAAATGAAGCCTATGTAGTTCCTTATGCTAATGATCCAACTTATATTGATGAAATTATAGAGATTATTAAAGCCGAAAGTGTTGATGTACTAATCCCAAATACAGATGAAGAAGTTGTTTCAGTTTTAAAATCAATAAATAGACTTAATGATTTAGTCAATATGTTTCTACCCTCATTAGATGCTGCAGAAATAGTAAATAATAAAGCAAAAACATACGAATTTTTTTCACAACCATCCTTCAGCGAAATTAACACTCCACGTTTTTCATATATTACCAAAGAGCTGGTAATTGAAAATATATTTGACTATCCTATGATTGTCAAAAGAATGGTCTCTAGAGGAGGGAGAGGTGTTTATAAAGTAGATTCTGAAATCGATTATAAATATGCAATTAATAAAGAAAAAAATAAAGAAGGTAGTTATCAGGCGATTGTTTGTGAATATCTACCCAATGAGGAATATCAGGTAACTGTGTTAACCAATTATAATGGTGAAGCACTGGCTATTGCCGGATATGAAAAAGTTATTTATCGATGTGGAAACTCACAAGTGGCACGAACCATTTATGATTTTTCGATGTTCGAAATGGCAGAAAAAGCGATTAAAAAATTAGGTTATGTAGGGATTTCCTGTATTGACTTCAAGAGAGATCCAGAAGGGAAATTGTTCTTAAATGAAATAAATCCTAGAATGTCTTCAGGAATTGATTTGTTTACAAAAGCGGGGTTCAATTTCCCTTTGGCTTACCTAAATTTAATTTTAGGGAAAGAAATAGTGGTTGATGATAAATACAAGGTATGTGAAAGTGATTATATTCTAACTCGATCCTACAATGACTTTGTAATTTCTCCTAAATAACAATAAGTTATATTAAACCACAAAGAGATTTATACTATTCAAATCATCAAAACAATAGGGGGTTTTAAGAAAGTTTAGGTTTTTGTCAACCAATCAATATTCAGGTAAGAAATACTATAATTTTGAATGATTTTGAATCATTCTCAAAACGAATTTATTTTAGTTTAACCACTAATTTTACGGTATGGATGTCAATCAAATAATAGCAGACTTAATAAATTACAATAATCCTCAAAATGAAACAATCACCGACAAGGAATATCAAAAAATATTTAAAGAAGAAGGAAAAAAGAAAGCCGAATATATAGTTAAACATTTGTCCAATGATGATGAACTCGTAAATGAGGATTTTTCAAAATATCTTTATTTGAGCATAGGAGGTTCGGATGGATCGGAAATTGAATATATTTTTAGAAAAACTAATATTTCTTATGCAATTTTAGTTGAAATCAGTGACGAAGCATCTTCCTTAGCTAGGAAAAGAGGAGACAAGTTAAGATCAGAACTTGGAAAAGAGTTATTAGTTGTTCAAGGCGATATTACTCAAAGAATGAACGACTTAATAAAAATGATGAAAGAATTTAAATCAGATAGAAAGCTATATGGCATGATTCTTTCAACTCAAGCAGTCATACATGAATTGCCAAAAAGAAGTCCCGGATTTAGGCTATCAGTCTTTTTTGGACAGCTTTTCTCTGTTTACAAAAACAACATATTTTACGGAAGAGAACCGATGAGACCTGAAAGGTGGCCCGAAACATTGGAATTGGCAATTGGTAATACAAGTTCTGAGAATTTAAAGAAGATTGCGGATATTGTAAATGAAAAATTGTCAATTACCAAAAAAGAAGTTATAGAGGTTGCTAACAATTTTATAAATATTGATTCTGTTTTATGTCTTGAAGTTTTACATAAAGTTATAAGATCTAACAATGCAGAAAACTTCATCTATGAGTTGGGCGAACAACTAACTAGTGTGAATCCAAATGAAATGAGAAGAATAGTAGAAAACCATATTGGGGAAAATACTGTTTTAGTAGAACCAATGGCAACGAATGGGTTCATTAAGGCTTGGAAAAGCTACAAAGTGAAGGTCAAAACGGAAACAGGTGATAAATTATCCTTTCCCAATACACATGTTAGATTAAAGGGTGTGTCAATTAAAGACAAAAGACCTAGAGTTAATTACAACGATTTAAAATACTTAAAATCAAAAAGAAGTGCAATATTTGTAGGACCCCATCCAGATGACATTGAACTAGGCGCCGGTGCTACAGTAGCAAAATTGAATCATTTAAAGTGGAACACTTTTTTTGTTATTGTAACAAAATCTAAGGAGAAAAAAGTTGCTAATTCCAGAAAAACAGAAGCTTTGGAAGCAGCAAGGATTTTAAAAACTTTTCCTGAAAATATAATTTTTCTTGACTACCCTGATGGAGAATTGCATCTTCTTGAAAAGAATAATTTAGATCAAACACTTTATGATATTATTGACAAAATCAGTCCTGATTTGATTTTTGGTCCATGCAATGAGGATTTACATAAAGATCATATAGAAGTTAATAAATCACTAAAGTTTGCAGCTAAAAGTCGTGGATTTTTGATGTATTATGTTTTACATCATATCCAAGAAAAAAAAATTAGCAAGCAAGTATCAATTAACGTTTCCCAGTTTTGGAATCAAAAAGTAAAATCTTGTTTAGCTCATAAAACCGAAGTCCAAAGACATAGTATAACAGAAAAAAAATTAGATTATTTAAAGGGTTTTTCGTCCCAAAATGGTATGGATTATTATGAGTATTTTGGAATTGCAGAGCCAACTGGTTATGATATTGAAAGTTTTTATGCAAAAGTTAATGAAATAAATAATGACACTTTTGGGATGCTATGGTCATTGGCTCTTGGAATAGAAAGCAAGAGAAATGTTAGTTTGAATATGATTCCCGTCCATGTTTCGAATAAAGGAGCCACACTTGAAGGTAAAGGCAGATCCCAGTTAACATCTAAATTGCATTCTTTTTTTCCAAAACTAAGTATAGAAGAACTTATTGGCGGACACGAAAAGGTTTTTGACTTTAGGAAAAAATTCTATCAACAGAATAGTTTATTTAGTGGTGGAGCACTATCAAATCCATGGACATTTCGCTTTTTATTTGGATATCCTTCTTTCATATATAGAGAGAATCAATTTATGAGGCATTCAACTCTTGCCGCCGATAGGCCTGTATATGAAGAAGAGTTTGATAAGGGCATAACAAACTCAAAAGAGAAAAAAACATGGGGAGTCGTTGTGATTATGTGGGGTTGGTGCATTTATAATAAAAAAGAACCTACTACAATATATGCTGCAGGGGTTTCTCGTGAGGCAACATATGGAGCGTATTTACTATTGCAGAATCCATTAATTGAAATTTATGAGGCTCTGTTAAAAGCTAAAAAAGAAAATGAAGCAGGAATTCAAGTGAATTTTAAACTAAAAAGTTATCAAGAACCGAAAAGTGTTAGTGATTTAGTTTTAACAAATATCGATACATTAAAGAAAATTAGTTTTGAAGAAACGAATATTTTTAATGAATGATTCTTGAAAAGGCATATCAAGTATAATTTCTAAATTTGGTTTTACTTATTTAGATTATCCTTTAAGTGAGGAGATTTTAGATACTTTTAAACTGCACGGGGTTATCTATATTTAGTGTGATTCACTTTTGTCCATTATAGTGAAGTTTTTCTTTTTCTCGCGAGCAGTTATAACACAGATAAAATAGCGATTGTCAAGTGGGACACTTCTGGTATTACAAATCCTTATTATTGATATGTCCAATTTTCGCATAAGTTTTCGAATACTATTTAAATAAGTAACAAAATCAGTACAACGTCTGTAGATGTTTTATTGTGTTCCTGTATGCAAAAAGTGGTCTGGCTATTGCAAATCAGTGTTTCTAAATATCTTTAGAAGTGTAGAAAAACCTTTAATTAATTCCCGTCCAGACCGCTTTTAAGAAAAGTAAATTAAAACAAAACCTCGCTAAACATATGATTTAGGGAGGTTTGTTACTTTAAGAGGTAAGTTTAAAAATTATTTTTTTAAATTTAAACGTTCACAAAGTGTCAACGTGTTTTTTAATCGTCAACACATTTCCGAGCCCTTAAACTTCAATAACATATTGTATAGTTGATTTGACTTTCGTCCTATAAATTTGGTAAGTATTGATACACTTTATTCAATGGATAAACCCAATGTGG contains:
- a CDS encoding P-loop NTPase fold protein produces the protein MTIDSALNVFNSYKEEFEALKKQSISETDTRCKILDRILIGVLGWEEKNITREDYVQSMGFYDYMVSTGLASFVVEAKKTLAGLVLPKSKKAKLKTLLSDPSNKEVIHQIRGYLIEKGLTHGVISNGHQFIIARFLNTNGEDWKNNSAIIFNGFDDIEKRFIEFYEVFSRESILQKGRIEIREETKFDKKLIGLSRLLRKNEKLVRNELSDKLIKIIDIIFREIDNTSSLDKIETLKKCYVFNDDVRKHQSEMSLMFQDSPPKFDEKVFGVRNTIHTQEAIEEKLLDGSFSLPNPIVLIGGKGAGKTTFIKYFFKVSIKDTTRKKIPNVYIDFRAIYSHLDNPEIIYQKILDELYREHSYLNLKNYAILKRIYRDEIKHETNNGLWSIFKNKPEELELKINSFIEQKLANSQDHLAAVSKYLINPCHKRLCVIFDNVDQLDFDVQKNAFLFAQSIHLSLKCIIIISLREGYYYQWKDKPPFDAYQPNIFHLTAPPYRDVLKKRIQYVVDDHTYSDTEGSIENKIFKLSDVTQQTFFKNLYTTLFRRKNSEILEFLEQTSYPNIRLGLEKFNNFLISGHTKVEEYMTKDDFNIPIWEFVKSVALESNYYYFHNKSKIFNIFYPSQPGGNHFTKLRILHYLINEAELTSYKEHYIPSLKLLDSFVKCGYNRDNVLSELQELLKFGLINCESYVSDTHEVPLDITGFQISVTQSGIYYSTRLVTEFFYMDLVLQDTPIYEPSYFDDLSHLFCSPNPHGSRPIDRRIQCVEIFVKYLINQETRDRLEMAQTDNKALRMNIMGFILDSNLRARMKTLSFNHLKGIVVNLD
- a CDS encoding phospholipase D family protein, whose translation is MAKFIKGNQLNAELERIFDEAEQQLIIVSPYIKLHARILDVLKSKKQNDKLRIVIIFGKNEDNIANSFRKNDFEFLKDFPNIEIRYESRLHAKYYANESSALLSSMNLYDYSQNNNIEFGILTKVTLFGELTGNFFSDTLDEEAFKYFEQVAINSECLYKRTPEYDESLMGLKRKYTESHTEDQLSELLNSSVQTQSPYKSIGTKKKKHGYCIRTGVEIPFNSEKPFCDKAYKSWLRYKDKSYQEKYCHYSGEESNGETSFSRPILRKNWHQAKSKIR
- a CDS encoding ATP-grasp domain-containing protein → MTKVFMKKNILITGVGGPASIGAISSLQASNQQLHIIGVDANPYAYGFNISNEAYVVPYANDPTYIDEIIEIIKAESVDVLIPNTDEEVVSVLKSINRLNDLVNMFLPSLDAAEIVNNKAKTYEFFSQPSFSEINTPRFSYITKELVIENIFDYPMIVKRMVSRGGRGVYKVDSEIDYKYAINKEKNKEGSYQAIVCEYLPNEEYQVTVLTNYNGEALAIAGYEKVIYRCGNSQVARTIYDFSMFEMAEKAIKKLGYVGISCIDFKRDPEGKLFLNEINPRMSSGIDLFTKAGFNFPLAYLNLILGKEIVVDDKYKVCESDYILTRSYNDFVISPK
- a CDS encoding PIG-L deacetylase family protein — translated: MDVNQIIADLINYNNPQNETITDKEYQKIFKEEGKKKAEYIVKHLSNDDELVNEDFSKYLYLSIGGSDGSEIEYIFRKTNISYAILVEISDEASSLARKRGDKLRSELGKELLVVQGDITQRMNDLIKMMKEFKSDRKLYGMILSTQAVIHELPKRSPGFRLSVFFGQLFSVYKNNIFYGREPMRPERWPETLELAIGNTSSENLKKIADIVNEKLSITKKEVIEVANNFINIDSVLCLEVLHKVIRSNNAENFIYELGEQLTSVNPNEMRRIVENHIGENTVLVEPMATNGFIKAWKSYKVKVKTETGDKLSFPNTHVRLKGVSIKDKRPRVNYNDLKYLKSKRSAIFVGPHPDDIELGAGATVAKLNHLKWNTFFVIVTKSKEKKVANSRKTEALEAARILKTFPENIIFLDYPDGELHLLEKNNLDQTLYDIIDKISPDLIFGPCNEDLHKDHIEVNKSLKFAAKSRGFLMYYVLHHIQEKKISKQVSINVSQFWNQKVKSCLAHKTEVQRHSITEKKLDYLKGFSSQNGMDYYEYFGIAEPTGYDIESFYAKVNEINNDTFGMLWSLALGIESKRNVSLNMIPVHVSNKGATLEGKGRSQLTSKLHSFFPKLSIEELIGGHEKVFDFRKKFYQQNSLFSGGALSNPWTFRFLFGYPSFIYRENQFMRHSTLAADRPVYEEEFDKGITNSKEKKTWGVVVIMWGWCIYNKKEPTTIYAAGVSREATYGAYLLLQNPLIEIYEALLKAKKENEAGIQVNFKLKSYQEPKSVSDLVLTNIDTLKKISFEETNIFNE